A stretch of the Panicum virgatum strain AP13 chromosome 9N, P.virgatum_v5, whole genome shotgun sequence genome encodes the following:
- the LOC120688173 gene encoding protein ARABIDILLO 1-like isoform X1 — protein MTRRVRRRTCREREGRVVRSLSRVGSAGVEDEEDAPAAVLDWKALPDDTMLQLFSRLNYRDRASMAAACRAWRALGSSPCLWSELDLRAHRCDREVASSLAERCGSLRRLRLRGHEAVEAVPGLRARGLREVVADGCRGLTDATLAVLAARHEDLERLQIGPDPLERISSDALRQVALCCSRLRRLRLSGLREGDAGAVGALARNCPLLEDVAFLDCGTIDEAALAGMHSLRFLSIAGCRSLKWATASTSWIQLPSLIAIDLSRTDVPTNAISRLISNSKTLKLICALNCISVEEELVQDPSVFRNTKGKLVLTVKSHIFKSIAAMFPGVDVKEQEVFNQCNWRHNDIAGDTMTWLEWILSQSLLRIAESNPQGMDEFWLQQGTALLLRLLKSSQEDVQERAATALATFVVMDDESANVDPARSEAVMLNGGIRILLDLARCSRESAQSEAAKAIANLSVNTKVAKAVADEGGITILTSLAKSMNRLVAEEAAGGLWNLSVGEDHKAAIAVSGGIKALVDLIYRWPAGTDGVLERAAGALANLAADDKCSLEVAKAGGVRALVTLARSCKLEGVLEQAARALANLAAHGDNNDNNAAVGQEAGALEALVQLTGSQNEGVRQEAAGALWNLSFDDRNREAIAAVGGVEALVSLVQQCLNGSEGLQERAAGALWGLSVSEANSIAIGQGGGVAPLLTLARSEVEDVHETAAGALWNLAFYSGNALRIVEEGGVPILVSICSTSGSKMARFMSALALAYMFDGRMDEVALVGTSSDSSSKSVNVEGARRIAFKHIETFVLTFSDPQMFSVAATSSAPAALSQVAEVVFIHEAGHLRCSGAEIGRFVAMLRNPSPILRACAAFALLQFTIPGGRHAVHHAGLLQKAGAGRVLRAAAAATTASIEAKIFARIVLRNLEHHQSGTST, from the exons ATGACGCGCCGGGTGCGGCGGAGGACgtgcagggagagggagggaagggtGGTGCGGAGCTTGTCGCGCGTGGGCTCGGCGGGggtggaggatgaggaggatgcGCCCGCCGCGGTGCTGGACTGGAAGGCGCTGCCGGACGACACGATGCTGCAGCTGTTCTCGCGGCTGAACTACCGCGACCGCGCcagcatggcggcggcgtgccgggCGTGGCGGGCGCTGGGCTCGTCGCCCTGCCTGTGGAGCGAGCTCGACCTCCGCGCGCACCGCTGCGACCGGGAGGTGGCATCGTCGCTCGCCGAGCGGTGCGGGAGCCTGCGCCGTCTTCGCCTGCGCGGGCACGAGGCGGTCGAGGCCGTCCCTGGCCTCCGAGCGCGCGGGCTCCGCGAGGTGGTGGCCGATGGCTGCCGCGGGCTCACCGACGCCACgctcgccgtcctcgccgcgcgGCACGAGGACCTCGAGCGTCTCCAGATCGGGCCAGACCCTCTCGAGCGCATCTCCAGCGACGCCCTCCGCCAGGTCGCGCTCTGTTGCTCGCGTCTCCGCCGCCTGCGCCTCTCGGGTCTCCGTGAAGGCGACGCTGGTGCCGTCGGAGCACTCGCCCGCAACTGCCCTCTCCTTGAGGACGTGGCTTTCCTTGACTGCGGCACTATCGATGAGGCTGCCCTCGCTGGCATGCACTCTCTCCGGTTCCTCTCCATTGCAGGATGCCGAAGCCTGAAATGGGCTACTGCATCCACCTCCTGGATCCAGCTTCCCTCCCTTATTGCAATTGATCTCTCCCGCACTGATGTCCCCACAAATGCTATCTCTCGCCTCATCTCCAACTCCAAAACCCTCAAGCTTATATGCGCGCTCAACTGCATTTCTGTCGAGGAGGAACTGGTTCAAGATCCTTCTGTATTTAGAAACACCAAGGGCAAGCTCGTGCTAACTGTTAAAAGCCACATCTTTAAATCCATCGCCGCCATGTTTCCTGGTGTGGATGTGAAAGAGCAAGAGGTGTTCAATCAGTGTAACTGGAGGCACAATGACATAGCTGGTGATACAATGACCTGGCTTGAGTGGATCCTGTCGCAGTCACTTCTGCGAATTGCAGAGTCCAACCCACAAGGCATGGATGAGTTCTGGCTGCAGCAGGGCACCGCACTGCTGCTTAGACTATTGAAGAGTTCGCAGGAGGATGTGCAGGAGCGCGCAGCTACTGCCCTTGCTACATTTGTAGTTATGGATGATGAGAGCGCGAATGTGGATCCTGCAAGGTCGGAGGCGGTGATGCTGAATGGAGGCATCCGAATATTACTGGACCTTGCAAGGTGCTCAAGGGAGAGTGCACAGTCAGAAGCAGCGAAG GCTATTGCCAACTTGTCAGTTAATACCAAGGTTGCCAAGGCAGTTGCAGATGAAGGCGGTATAACAATACTCACTAGTTTGGCTAAGTCGATGAATAGGCTTGTTGCCGAAGAAGCTGCTGGTGGCCTTTGGAATCTCTCTGTGGGTGAAGACCACAAG GCGGCTATCGCTGTATCTGGCGGTATCAAGGCCCTGGTCGATCTAATATATCGTTGGCCTGCTGGAACTGATGGAGTTCTT GAACGTGCTGCTGGTGCTCTTGCAAACCTGGCTGCTGATGACAAGTGTAGCTTGGAAGTTGCAAAGGCTGGTGGTGTCCGTGCTTTGGTTACACTTGCTCGATCATGTAAACTCGAAGGTGTCCTAGAACAG GCTGCAAGGGCTTTAGCTAACTTAGCTGCACACGGAGACAACAATGACAACAACGCTGCTGTAGGTCAGGAAGCAGGTGCTCTGGAGGCACTAGTGCAACTAACAGGTTCTCAAAATGAGGGTGTAAG ACAAGAAGCTGCTGGTGCTTTGTGGAACCTGTCATTTGATGACAGAAACCGTGAGGCCATTGCTGCAGTGGGTGGTGTTGAAGCTCTG GTTTCCCTAGTGCAACAGTGTTTGAATGGTTCAGAAGGCCTTCAAGAGAGAGCTGCTGGCGCATTATGGGGCTTATCTGTTTCAGAAGCAAACAG TATTGCAATAGGACAGGGTGGTGGAGTTGCACCTTTGCTCACATTGGCACGCTCTGAGGTTGAA GATGTTCATGAGACAGCTGCAGGGGCACTGTGGAACCTTGCCTTTTATTCTGGTAATGCCCTCCGCATAGTTGAAGAAGGTGGGGTACCTATTCTTGTAAGCATTTGCTCGACATCAGGGTCAAAAATGGCCCGCTTCATGTCTGCACTAGCCCTCGCCTATATGTTTGATGGAAG AATGGATGAAGTTGCTTTGGTTGGGACATCCTCAGATAGCAGTTCCAAAAGTGTTAATGTTGAGGGAGCTAGAAGAATAGCATTTAAGCATATAGAGACTTTTGTGCTCACTTTCTCAGATCCACAAATGTTCTCTGTGGCTGCTACCTCCTCGGCACCAGCAGCGCTGTCTCAGGTTGCTGAAGTAGTGTTCATACATGAAGCTGGACACCTGAGATGCAG TGGTGCCGAGATTGGTAGATTTGTTGCCATGCTTCGGAATCCCTCACCAATTCTTCGTGCTTGTGCTGCCTTTGCCCTTCTTCAG TTCACAATCCCAGGAGGTCGGCATGCTGTGCACCATGCGGGTCTCTTACAGAAAGCAGGAGCAGGTAGAGTGTTGcgtgcagcagcggcagcaacaACAGCTTCTATTGAAGCTAAAATCTTTGCAAGGATTGTCCTCAGGAACTTGGAGCACCATCAGTCAGGAACGTCAACATGA
- the LOC120688174 gene encoding WD repeat-containing protein WRAP73-like isoform X1 — translation MEFTEPYKQTGPCSFSPDARFLAVAVDYRLVVRDVVSLKVVQLFSCVDKISSVEWAPDSEYILCGLYKRPMVQAWSLGQPDWTCKIDEGPAGIAYARWSPDSRHILTTSEFQLRLTVWSLVNTACVHVQWPKHASRGVSFTKDGKFAAICTRRDCKDYINLLSCHSWEIMSVFAVDTVDLAGVEWSPDDSAIVVWDSLLEYKVLIYSPDGRCLFRYLAYESGLGVKSVAWSPCGQFLAVGSYDQAVRTLNHLTWKTFAEFTHTVSIRSPCNVAIFKQEVDDPWQLDMSELCLSEGFSCNMQDNGAENGTEGGGSRVKYAVMDVPITLPSTKPATDKPNPKQGIGMLSWSSDSHYFFTRNDNMPTALWIWDICRLELAAVLVQKDPIRAAAWDPTCTRLVLCTESSHLYMWTPSGACCVSVPLPNFRIVDLKWNSDGSCLLLKDREFFCCAAIVSALPEEGPDQSDESSEDDE, via the exons atgGAGTTCACGGAGCCTTACAAGCAGACGGGCCCATGCAGCTTCTCCCCCGACGCGcgcttcctcgccgtcgccgtagaCTACCGCCTCGTCGTCCGGGACGTCGTCTCCCTGAAG GTGGTACAATTGTTTTCATGTGTGGACAAGATAAGCTCTGTGGAGTGGGCTCCAGATTCAGAATATATTCTATGTGGACTTTACAAGCGGCCCATGGTTCAGGCCTGGTCACTGGGCCAGCCTGACTGGACCTGTAAGATCGATGAAGGCCCTGCAGGGATTGCATATGCTCGCTGGAGCCCTGACAGTCGTCATATACTCACTACATCGGAGTTTCAGCTTCGTCTCACAGTGTGGTCTCTCGTAAATACAGCGTGTGTTCATGTCCAGTGGCCAAAGCATGCTTCTAGAGGTGTTTCTTTCACCAAGGATGGGAAGTTTGCTGCAATCTGCACCAGGCGTGACTGCAAGGACTACATAAATTTGCTCTCATGTCACTCCTGGGAGATAATGAGTGTCTTTGCTGTTGATACAGTAGACTTAGCTGGTGTTGAGTGGTCACCAGATGATAGTGCTATTGTTGTCTGGGATTCACTTCTTGAATACAAG GTTCTGATATATTCGCCTGATGGAAGGTGCCTGTTCAGGTATCTAGCTTATGAAAGTGGGTTAGGTGTGAAATCTGTTGCTTGGTCACCATGTGGCCAGTTTTTAGCAGTGGGCAGCTATGATCAAGCAGTGCGTACTTTGAACCACCTGACATGGAAAACTTTTGCGGAGTTCACACATACAGTCTCTATTCGAAGTCCCTGTAATGTGGCTATATTTAAG CAGGAAGTGGATGACCCATGGCAGCTTGATATGTCAGAGTTATGTCTTAGTGAAGGCTTCTCTTGTAACATGCAAGACAATGGTGCTG AAAATGGCACTGAGGGAGGAGGTTCTAGAGTAAAATATGCTGTGATGGATGTTCCCATCACCTTACCTTCCACGAAACCAGCTACTGACAAGCCCAACCCCAAACAAGGAATTG GTATGCTATCATGGAGCAGTGACAGTCACTATTTCTTCACCCGGAACGACAACATGCCGACTGCTCTTTGGATATGGGATATCTGCCGCCTTGAGCTTGCTGCAGTGCTTGTGCAGAAAGACCCAATCCGCGCCGCGGCTTGGGACCCTACGTGCACACGCCTCGTTCTGTGCACGGAGAGCTCTCACCTGTACATGTGGACACCGTCCGGTGCCTGTTGCGTGAGTGTCCCCTTGCCGAATTTCCGGATCGTCGACTTGAAGTGGAATTCAGATGGGAGCTGCCTACTCCTGAAGGACCGCGAGTTTTTCTGCTGTGCTGCAATCGTATCTGCCCTGCCTGAGGAAGGACCTGATCAATCTGATGAAAGTTCCGAAGATGATGAATGA
- the LOC120688173 gene encoding protein ARABIDILLO 1-like isoform X2, with product MTRRVRRRTCREREGRVVRSLSRVGSAGVEDEEDAPAAVLDWKALPDDTMLQLFSRLNYRDRASMAAACRAWRALGSSPCLWSELDLRAHRCDREVASSLAERCGSLRRLRLRGHEAVEAVPGLRARGLREVVADGCRGLTDATLAVLAARHEDLERLQIGPDPLERISSDALRQVALCCSRLRRLRLSGLREGDAGAVGALARNCPLLEDVAFLDCGTIDEAALAGMHSLRFLSIAGCRSLKWATASTSWIQLPSLIAIDLSRTDVPTNAISRLISNSKTLKLICALNCISVEEELVQDPSVFRNTKGKLVLTVKSHIFKSIAAMFPGVDVKEQEVFNQCNWRHNDIAGDTMTWLEWILSQSLLRIAESNPQGMDEFWLQQGTALLLRLLKSSQEDVQERAATALATFVVMDDESANVDPARSEAVMLNGGIRILLDLARCSRESAQSEAAKAIANLSVNTKVAKAVADEGGITILTSLAKSMNRLVAEEAAGGLWNLSVGEDHKAAIAVSGGIKALVDLIYRWPAGTDGVLERAAGALANLAADDKCSLEVAKAGGVRALVTLARSCKLEGVLEQAARALANLAAHGDNNDNNAAVGQEAGALEALVQLTGSQNEGVRQEAAGALWNLSFDDRNREAIAAVGGVEALVSLVQQCLNGSEGLQERAAGALWGLSVSEANSIAIGQGGGVAPLLTLARSEVENF from the exons ATGACGCGCCGGGTGCGGCGGAGGACgtgcagggagagggagggaagggtGGTGCGGAGCTTGTCGCGCGTGGGCTCGGCGGGggtggaggatgaggaggatgcGCCCGCCGCGGTGCTGGACTGGAAGGCGCTGCCGGACGACACGATGCTGCAGCTGTTCTCGCGGCTGAACTACCGCGACCGCGCcagcatggcggcggcgtgccgggCGTGGCGGGCGCTGGGCTCGTCGCCCTGCCTGTGGAGCGAGCTCGACCTCCGCGCGCACCGCTGCGACCGGGAGGTGGCATCGTCGCTCGCCGAGCGGTGCGGGAGCCTGCGCCGTCTTCGCCTGCGCGGGCACGAGGCGGTCGAGGCCGTCCCTGGCCTCCGAGCGCGCGGGCTCCGCGAGGTGGTGGCCGATGGCTGCCGCGGGCTCACCGACGCCACgctcgccgtcctcgccgcgcgGCACGAGGACCTCGAGCGTCTCCAGATCGGGCCAGACCCTCTCGAGCGCATCTCCAGCGACGCCCTCCGCCAGGTCGCGCTCTGTTGCTCGCGTCTCCGCCGCCTGCGCCTCTCGGGTCTCCGTGAAGGCGACGCTGGTGCCGTCGGAGCACTCGCCCGCAACTGCCCTCTCCTTGAGGACGTGGCTTTCCTTGACTGCGGCACTATCGATGAGGCTGCCCTCGCTGGCATGCACTCTCTCCGGTTCCTCTCCATTGCAGGATGCCGAAGCCTGAAATGGGCTACTGCATCCACCTCCTGGATCCAGCTTCCCTCCCTTATTGCAATTGATCTCTCCCGCACTGATGTCCCCACAAATGCTATCTCTCGCCTCATCTCCAACTCCAAAACCCTCAAGCTTATATGCGCGCTCAACTGCATTTCTGTCGAGGAGGAACTGGTTCAAGATCCTTCTGTATTTAGAAACACCAAGGGCAAGCTCGTGCTAACTGTTAAAAGCCACATCTTTAAATCCATCGCCGCCATGTTTCCTGGTGTGGATGTGAAAGAGCAAGAGGTGTTCAATCAGTGTAACTGGAGGCACAATGACATAGCTGGTGATACAATGACCTGGCTTGAGTGGATCCTGTCGCAGTCACTTCTGCGAATTGCAGAGTCCAACCCACAAGGCATGGATGAGTTCTGGCTGCAGCAGGGCACCGCACTGCTGCTTAGACTATTGAAGAGTTCGCAGGAGGATGTGCAGGAGCGCGCAGCTACTGCCCTTGCTACATTTGTAGTTATGGATGATGAGAGCGCGAATGTGGATCCTGCAAGGTCGGAGGCGGTGATGCTGAATGGAGGCATCCGAATATTACTGGACCTTGCAAGGTGCTCAAGGGAGAGTGCACAGTCAGAAGCAGCGAAG GCTATTGCCAACTTGTCAGTTAATACCAAGGTTGCCAAGGCAGTTGCAGATGAAGGCGGTATAACAATACTCACTAGTTTGGCTAAGTCGATGAATAGGCTTGTTGCCGAAGAAGCTGCTGGTGGCCTTTGGAATCTCTCTGTGGGTGAAGACCACAAG GCGGCTATCGCTGTATCTGGCGGTATCAAGGCCCTGGTCGATCTAATATATCGTTGGCCTGCTGGAACTGATGGAGTTCTT GAACGTGCTGCTGGTGCTCTTGCAAACCTGGCTGCTGATGACAAGTGTAGCTTGGAAGTTGCAAAGGCTGGTGGTGTCCGTGCTTTGGTTACACTTGCTCGATCATGTAAACTCGAAGGTGTCCTAGAACAG GCTGCAAGGGCTTTAGCTAACTTAGCTGCACACGGAGACAACAATGACAACAACGCTGCTGTAGGTCAGGAAGCAGGTGCTCTGGAGGCACTAGTGCAACTAACAGGTTCTCAAAATGAGGGTGTAAG ACAAGAAGCTGCTGGTGCTTTGTGGAACCTGTCATTTGATGACAGAAACCGTGAGGCCATTGCTGCAGTGGGTGGTGTTGAAGCTCTG GTTTCCCTAGTGCAACAGTGTTTGAATGGTTCAGAAGGCCTTCAAGAGAGAGCTGCTGGCGCATTATGGGGCTTATCTGTTTCAGAAGCAAACAG TATTGCAATAGGACAGGGTGGTGGAGTTGCACCTTTGCTCACATTGGCACGCTCTGAGGTTGAA AATTTTTAA
- the LOC120688174 gene encoding WD repeat-containing protein WRAP73-like isoform X2 gives MEFTEPYKQTGPCSFSPDARFLAVAVDYRLVVRDVVSLKVVQLFSCVDKISSVEWAPDSEYILCGLYKRPMVQAWSLGQPDWTCKIDEGPAGIAYARWSPDSRHILTTSEFQLRLTVWSLVNTACVHVQWPKHASRGVSFTKDGKFAAICTRRDCKDYINLLSCHSWEIMSVFAVDTVDLAGVEWSPDDSAIVVWDSLLEYKVLIYSPDGRCLFRYLAYESGLGVKSVAWSPCGQFLAVGSYDQAVRTLNHLTWKTFAEFTHTVSIRSPCNVAIFKEVDDPWQLDMSELCLSEGFSCNMQDNGAENGTEGGGSRVKYAVMDVPITLPSTKPATDKPNPKQGIGMLSWSSDSHYFFTRNDNMPTALWIWDICRLELAAVLVQKDPIRAAAWDPTCTRLVLCTESSHLYMWTPSGACCVSVPLPNFRIVDLKWNSDGSCLLLKDREFFCCAAIVSALPEEGPDQSDESSEDDE, from the exons atgGAGTTCACGGAGCCTTACAAGCAGACGGGCCCATGCAGCTTCTCCCCCGACGCGcgcttcctcgccgtcgccgtagaCTACCGCCTCGTCGTCCGGGACGTCGTCTCCCTGAAG GTGGTACAATTGTTTTCATGTGTGGACAAGATAAGCTCTGTGGAGTGGGCTCCAGATTCAGAATATATTCTATGTGGACTTTACAAGCGGCCCATGGTTCAGGCCTGGTCACTGGGCCAGCCTGACTGGACCTGTAAGATCGATGAAGGCCCTGCAGGGATTGCATATGCTCGCTGGAGCCCTGACAGTCGTCATATACTCACTACATCGGAGTTTCAGCTTCGTCTCACAGTGTGGTCTCTCGTAAATACAGCGTGTGTTCATGTCCAGTGGCCAAAGCATGCTTCTAGAGGTGTTTCTTTCACCAAGGATGGGAAGTTTGCTGCAATCTGCACCAGGCGTGACTGCAAGGACTACATAAATTTGCTCTCATGTCACTCCTGGGAGATAATGAGTGTCTTTGCTGTTGATACAGTAGACTTAGCTGGTGTTGAGTGGTCACCAGATGATAGTGCTATTGTTGTCTGGGATTCACTTCTTGAATACAAG GTTCTGATATATTCGCCTGATGGAAGGTGCCTGTTCAGGTATCTAGCTTATGAAAGTGGGTTAGGTGTGAAATCTGTTGCTTGGTCACCATGTGGCCAGTTTTTAGCAGTGGGCAGCTATGATCAAGCAGTGCGTACTTTGAACCACCTGACATGGAAAACTTTTGCGGAGTTCACACATACAGTCTCTATTCGAAGTCCCTGTAATGTGGCTATATTTAAG GAAGTGGATGACCCATGGCAGCTTGATATGTCAGAGTTATGTCTTAGTGAAGGCTTCTCTTGTAACATGCAAGACAATGGTGCTG AAAATGGCACTGAGGGAGGAGGTTCTAGAGTAAAATATGCTGTGATGGATGTTCCCATCACCTTACCTTCCACGAAACCAGCTACTGACAAGCCCAACCCCAAACAAGGAATTG GTATGCTATCATGGAGCAGTGACAGTCACTATTTCTTCACCCGGAACGACAACATGCCGACTGCTCTTTGGATATGGGATATCTGCCGCCTTGAGCTTGCTGCAGTGCTTGTGCAGAAAGACCCAATCCGCGCCGCGGCTTGGGACCCTACGTGCACACGCCTCGTTCTGTGCACGGAGAGCTCTCACCTGTACATGTGGACACCGTCCGGTGCCTGTTGCGTGAGTGTCCCCTTGCCGAATTTCCGGATCGTCGACTTGAAGTGGAATTCAGATGGGAGCTGCCTACTCCTGAAGGACCGCGAGTTTTTCTGCTGTGCTGCAATCGTATCTGCCCTGCCTGAGGAAGGACCTGATCAATCTGATGAAAGTTCCGAAGATGATGAATGA
- the LOC120688175 gene encoding phosphatidylglycerophosphate phosphatase PTPMT2-like: protein MRIEELPGDSGGGGGGDVGEELPQLGRGDCGAAVGEGGVVMRVAVDAKRAAVGVGARMLFYPTLCYNVVRNRLESHFHWWDQVDEHVLLGAVPFPSDVLRLKELGVCGVVTLNESYERLVPRSLYEVHGIENLVLPTRDYLYAPSFVNLCEAADFIHRNALSGKLTYVHCKAGRGRSTTVVICYLVQYKNMTPAEAYEHVRLRRPRVLLASAQWQAVQEFYQLRVKKTGKSICLDNPIIKPPLFLASRNLVAFDDSAFVMVSESDLEGYNADTLALNMGSGLWEISLIYRVQFASKAAFAGFSYLWLRCRACKEALPENVGRETCSLEAEQMTTGHPCLLQGVVVNP, encoded by the exons ATGCGAATCGAGGAGCTTCCGGGCGATTccggaggagggggcgggggaGATGTTGGGGAGGAGCTTCCGCAGCTGGGTCGCGGGGATTGCGGCGCCGCGGTGGGGGAGGGTGGGGTGGTGATGCGGGTGGCCGTCGACGCGAAGCGCGCGGCAGTGGGCGTCGGCGCGCGGATGCTGTTCTACCCGACGCTCTGCTACAACGTCGTGAGGAATCGGCTCGAGTCGCACTTCCACTGGTGGGATCAGGTCGACGAG CATGTTCTGCTAGGTGCTGTTCCATTCCCTAGCGATGTTCTCCGTCTAAAGGAGCTTGGAGTTTGTGGTGTGGTGACACTGAATGAGTCATATGAGAGGCTTGTTCCCAGATCGCTATACGAG GTTCATGGAATCGAAAACCTGGTGCTACCAACAAGGGATTACCTTTATGCACCTTCTTTTGTGAACCTTTGTGAAGCTGCTGATTTCATCCACA GAAATGCTTTATCTGGGAAGTTGACTTATGTCCACTGCAAAGCTGGTCGTGGACGTAGCACTACGGTTGTTATTTGCTACTTG GTGCAATATAAAAATATGACTCCTGCAGAAGCTTATGAACATGTCCGCTTGCGTCGGCCTAGGGTGTTATTAGCTTCTGCACAGTGGCAA GCTGTGCAAGAATTCTACCAACTTAGAGTGAAGAAAACTGGGAAGTCTATTTGCCTCGACAATCCTATCATCAAGCCACCGTTGTTCCTTGCGTCTCGCAACCTTGTTGCATTTGATGACAGCGCATTTGTGATGGTCTCAGAATCAGACCTAGAAGGGTATAATGCGGATACGTTGGCGCTTAATATGGGCAGTGGATTGTGGGAGATAAGCTTAATATACCGTGTGCAGTTTGCTAGCAAGGCAGCTTTTGCTGGTTTTTCATACCTGTGGCTTCGATGTCGCGCCTGCAAGGAGGCTCTACCTGAGAACGTGGGGAGAGAGACCTGCTCTCTTGAGGCAGAACAGATGACAACTGGGCATCCCTGTCTACTGCAAGGTGTCGTGGTTAACCCATGA